The following coding sequences lie in one Candidatus Neptunochlamydia sp. REUL1 genomic window:
- a CDS encoding phage holin family protein, whose protein sequence is MILFIIRVIVTTIVVLLCAHLLPGLHVKNDLDAVFFGIILAVINSSVRPILTLLTLPITIFTLGLFLLIINAFTFWLASEISYGVHITTIWGALWGGAIIWVTGVFSNRLIWSRETY, encoded by the coding sequence GTGATACTCTTCATCATTCGAGTCATTGTCACAACAATAGTGGTTCTTCTTTGTGCCCACCTCTTGCCTGGCCTCCATGTCAAAAATGATCTAGATGCTGTCTTTTTTGGCATCATTCTCGCCGTAATCAATTCTAGTGTTCGGCCTATTCTAACTCTGTTAACCCTTCCTATCACCATTTTCACCTTAGGACTCTTCCTACTCATTATCAATGCCTTCACCTTCTGGCTGGCGAGTGAGATCTCCTATGGAGTCCATATCACCACTATCTGGGGGGCTCTTTGGGGGGGAGCTATTATCTGGGTCACCGGAGTCTTCAGTAATCGCCTCATTTGGAGTCGAGAAACATACTGA